In one Anticarsia gemmatalis isolate Benzon Research Colony breed Stoneville strain chromosome 9, ilAntGemm2 primary, whole genome shotgun sequence genomic region, the following are encoded:
- the LOC142975617 gene encoding gremlin-2-like isoform X2: MMENLSKSHIWLAAAALLATCGVCAGAGVGSRKPFTPTDSVMDIINIKQVESFLAERRRAEQATASSSTSFVQRNELGDGSSETGMVVSVPEQEDTTELPPGVEFRNILKSSKNALVVTKKDYLKEDWCKTEPLVQKIREPGCLPTTVINKFCYGQCNSFYIPKGPRRRDNTDRPQPAFKSCSFCRPKKFTWVTVTLRCPGQNPPFRRKRLQKVKQCKCLPVGVN, encoded by the coding sequence ATGGAGAACTTATCTAAGTCGCATATTTGGCTGGCGGCTGCGGCGCTCCTCGCGACCTGCGGGGTGTGCGCCGGAGCCGGCGTCGGCAGTAGGAAGCCGTTCACCCCTACCGACTCGGTCATGGACATCATTAACATCAAACAAGTGGAATCGTTCCTGGCGGAGAGACGGCGGGCTGAACAGGCCACTGCATCATCGTCAACTTCCTTTGTGCAAAGAAATGAACTCGGTGACGGCAGCTCGGAGACCGGCATGGTCGTCTCAGTGCCAGAACAGGAAGACACCACGGAATTGCCCCCTGGAGTGGAGTTCAGGAATATTCTAAAATCCTCGAAGAACGCGCTCGTTGTGACTAAGAAAGATTATCTAAAAGAAGACTGGTGTAAAACCGAGCCTCTAGTCCAGAAAATCCGAGAGCCGGGCTGTCTGCCCACAACAGTGATTAATAAGTTCTGTTACGGTCAGTGCAACTCGTTTTACATACCGAAGGGCCCGCGGCGTCGTGACAACACGGACAGGCCGCAGCCCGCGTTCAAGTCCTGCTCATTTTGTAGGCCTAAAAAGTTCACCTGGGTGACAGTGACGCTACGTTGCCCAGGTCAGAACCCGCCGTTTAGACGCAAGCGGTTGCAGAAGGTGAAACAGTGCAAGTGTTTACCCGTGGGAGTGAATTGA
- the LOC142975617 gene encoding uncharacterized protein LOC142975617 isoform X1, with translation MLPPISRYNMENLSKSHIWLAAAALLATCGVCAGAGVGSRKPFTPTDSVMDIINIKQVESFLAERRRAEQATASSSTSFVQRNELGDGSSETGMVVSVPEQEDTTELPPGVEFRNILKSSKNALVVTKKDYLKEDWCKTEPLVQKIREPGCLPTTVINKFCYGQCNSFYIPKGPRRRDNTDRPQPAFKSCSFCRPKKFTWVTVTLRCPGQNPPFRRKRLQKVKQCKCLPVGVN, from the exons ATGTTGCCTCCCATCTCTAGATACAAC ATGGAGAACTTATCTAAGTCGCATATTTGGCTGGCGGCTGCGGCGCTCCTCGCGACCTGCGGGGTGTGCGCCGGAGCCGGCGTCGGCAGTAGGAAGCCGTTCACCCCTACCGACTCGGTCATGGACATCATTAACATCAAACAAGTGGAATCGTTCCTGGCGGAGAGACGGCGGGCTGAACAGGCCACTGCATCATCGTCAACTTCCTTTGTGCAAAGAAATGAACTCGGTGACGGCAGCTCGGAGACCGGCATGGTCGTCTCAGTGCCAGAACAGGAAGACACCACGGAATTGCCCCCTGGAGTGGAGTTCAGGAATATTCTAAAATCCTCGAAGAACGCGCTCGTTGTGACTAAGAAAGATTATCTAAAAGAAGACTGGTGTAAAACCGAGCCTCTAGTCCAGAAAATCCGAGAGCCGGGCTGTCTGCCCACAACAGTGATTAATAAGTTCTGTTACGGTCAGTGCAACTCGTTTTACATACCGAAGGGCCCGCGGCGTCGTGACAACACGGACAGGCCGCAGCCCGCGTTCAAGTCCTGCTCATTTTGTAGGCCTAAAAAGTTCACCTGGGTGACAGTGACGCTACGTTGCCCAGGTCAGAACCCGCCGTTTAGACGCAAGCGGTTGCAGAAGGTGAAACAGTGCAAGTGTTTACCCGTGGGAGTGAATTGA